From the genome of Tachysurus fulvidraco isolate hzauxx_2018 chromosome 20, HZAU_PFXX_2.0, whole genome shotgun sequence, one region includes:
- the cldn7b gene encoding claudin-7-B produces the protein MANKGLQLLGFILSVIGLIGLIAGTIMPQWQMSAYVGDNIITAVAMYQGLWMSCAYQSTGQMQCKIYDSMLQLNGALQATRALMIISILLTVIGLGVASMGMKCTNCGGDDKVKKSRIAMVGGIVLLLGALCSIAACSYFSYQIIQDFYSPFTPVNTKYEFGGAIFVAWAGTFLTVFGGALLAASCSKRQTSTRAYPKSRPPSSSKEYV, from the exons ATGGCGAATAAAGGGCTGCAGTTGTTGGGGTTTATTCTGTCTGTGATCGGACTCATTGGGCTCATAGCTGGCACCATCATGCCCCAGTGGCAAATGTCGGCCTACGTGGGCGATAACATCATCACCGCCGTGGCCATGTACCAGGGCCTGTGGATGTCCTGCGCCTACCAGAGCACCGGGCAAATGCAGTGCAAAATCTACGACTCCATGCTGCAGCTCAACG gtgCTCTCCAGGCCACTCGTGCTCTGATGATTATCAGTATCCTCCTGACCGTGATCGGACTGGGCGTGGCCTCTATGGGCATGAAGTGCACTAACTGTGGCGGCGATGACAAAGTGAAAAAATCTCGCATTGCCATGGTCGGAGGAATCGTCCTGCTGCTGGGAG CTCTGTGTTCCATAGCCGCATGCTCGTATTTCTCCTACCAGATTATTCAGGATTTCTACAGTCCCTTCACTCCGGTCAACACAAA GTATGAGTTCGGCGGTGCAATTTTCGTCGCCTGGGCCGGAACGTTCCTCACCGTATTTGGCGGCGCTTTGCTAGCTGCGTCCTGCTCCAAACGCCAGACTTCCACCCGGGCGTACCCAAAGTCCCGACCCCCAAGCAGCTCTAAGGAGTACGTCTGA
- the LOC113650375 gene encoding cornifelin homolog B-like isoform X1 produces the protein MDLNESTEMTTKMVIKQPQAVLESKESDEWGSGICDCCDNKPECCCVFWCCPCFACKKTKEYGQCLCLPLLDMCGIASPATWAMRVSMRYRYGIKGTLCNDCVMATFCTPCVWCQMSREMKVRSIPITLIKAGPKN, from the exons ATGGATTTAAACGAAT cgACAGAAATGACGACCAAGATGGTGATTAAACAGCCGCAGGCAGTGCTGGAGTCCAAAGAGTCTGATGAGTGGGGCTCCGGGATCTGTGACTGCTGCGACAACAAGCCTGAAT gttgttgtgtgttttggtgcTGCCCTTGTTTCGCCTGCAAGAAAACTAAAGAATATGGCCAGTGCTTATGTCTCCCCCTGCTGGACATGTGTGGTATCGCCTCACCTGCCACATGGGCCATGAGAGTGTCCATGCGTTACCGTTACGGCATTAAG ggCACGCTGTGTAACGACTGTGTGATGGCCACGTTCTGTACGCCCTGCGTCTGGTGTCAGATGTCACGTGAGATGAAAGTGCGTTCGATTCCCATCACCCTGATCAAAGCCGGGCCAAAGAActga
- the LOC113650375 gene encoding cornifelin homolog B-like isoform X2 codes for MTTKMVIKQPQAVLESKESDEWGSGICDCCDNKPECCCVFWCCPCFACKKTKEYGQCLCLPLLDMCGIASPATWAMRVSMRYRYGIKGTLCNDCVMATFCTPCVWCQMSREMKVRSIPITLIKAGPKN; via the exons ATGACGACCAAGATGGTGATTAAACAGCCGCAGGCAGTGCTGGAGTCCAAAGAGTCTGATGAGTGGGGCTCCGGGATCTGTGACTGCTGCGACAACAAGCCTGAAT gttgttgtgtgttttggtgcTGCCCTTGTTTCGCCTGCAAGAAAACTAAAGAATATGGCCAGTGCTTATGTCTCCCCCTGCTGGACATGTGTGGTATCGCCTCACCTGCCACATGGGCCATGAGAGTGTCCATGCGTTACCGTTACGGCATTAAG ggCACGCTGTGTAACGACTGTGTGATGGCCACGTTCTGTACGCCCTGCGTCTGGTGTCAGATGTCACGTGAGATGAAAGTGCGTTCGATTCCCATCACCCTGATCAAAGCCGGGCCAAAGAActga